The region AGGAACATTGAGGgttttttatatatgaaataaagttACTAacttttaataagcatttttgaATGCTTAAATTCAGTCTTGTTTAGACTTACTCCTAAAAAAGCCCTGTCGCACATTTTGTGGATGATCTTATACGAGGCTGGTGTTTGTGTGTCAGGTTCTTCCTATATTGTAATAAGTGTTTATTACTCCTGTATATTCTAATGTTATAACGAGGAGGAAGTATTTTCTAGAAGCATTAAAGGCAGATGTCTCTGCCATCTTACCTCTTTGTTACCCACAGGCTAAAGATCGAATTCAGTATTATCAACTAGATGAagtctttgtttttccttatgATATGGGAAGTAGATGGAAGAACTTCAAACAAGTATTCACATGGTCAGGGGTCCCTGAAGGAGATGGACTGGATTGGCCAATCAGAGAAGGCTGTCACCAGTACAGCTTAACAGTGAGTGTTTTGTTCAAATAGTCTTCCTTTTTACCccaccttcttcctcttctccttaaCTCCGATCGCATTTTATAGTAAAATAAGTCATAAGAATTGTTTCAGCATGTCAAAATGAATCTAAGTGAATTCCCAAGCACTCCTTGTATcatgaagaggaagaagaagtcgctcagtcgtgtctgacttccttcaatttaaatctCTTATCGCGCCATACTTGTGAGATAAAGTCCTGATTCCTTACCTTGGATTTATAAAACCCAGCCAAAAGCTGCCTTTCGCCTACatccttttcatgctgttcatggggctctcaaggcaagaatgctgaagtggtttgcctttcccttcactgggccacattttgtcagaccacCTACATCCTGGAGGGAATCAGCCTTTCCGATCAGCCTAGTCCACTCAGCAAATCCCTGATACAATTCTCCCCCCCCCAGTTTTTTCTATACCATATGACCTCCTCTTTATCAGAAATTACTCAGATCAGCTCCAGTCCCCCCGCCCCCATCTAGACTCATCTGGATTTGGTACCTAGTCATATACTAGTTATATGAGCACATGAGGTCTCAATTTAATCCTTGTATCTTTAACTTGGCAAGATTCTAAGCAGAGATTATTTCCCCTTGTATCTAGTGTAGTGTCATATAGTAAGTTGTAGCTGAATAAGTGGAAAAGAGGAGTCGAAATGACGACTTTTAATCAAGACCCATCGTTAATGAACTTTGCAGTCTCTGTGAAGACTCTGAGTCTCTAGACTGCTTCATCTTAAGGGACTAGCCTGGAGGCCCCCGGAGGGCAGAGAGCACATCTCCTTGATTGCTGGGCCACAGGGAGTGCTCTGTGATTATACACGGATAAAGACACTGGAGAGGGAACATTGAGAAGAAAGTCCCACTTCAGTGCGGTTTTTAGTCACAGAGCCTTCTtcccatgctttaaaaaaaaaaagtgtagcctTTAAATTGTAGCAATTTGAAATGTTGGAAAATTGGGAGTTTGTCATGTCACTCTGATACAGTGAATGAGGAAAGCCTGTTTTTCAGTGTTGAGATATgagacttcattttttctttttatatcttccaAACAGATAGAACAGTTGAAACAAAAAGCAGATAAAAGAGTCAGAAGTGTAAGTAATTCTTTTGCAGTGAtactaatttcttttcctttgtcagGCTCAGCACTTCCATGTAGCTTTTAAAATTGCCTCTAAGTAAAAAACCAACTGTTggcttttattaaataatatttcttaatCATTTGTTGAACTTTGAtgcattttacttttgttttcattcagatTGGTCTGGAGGTTTGGAGGGAATTTAGTCAATTTATATTGTCAAAAGATAATTATCCTCAGTATAGTTCCCCAGTGGGAAACTTGTCCTTAAAGTGATGCTAAACAATTAATTCAGTGGCCACAAGCTAcatgtggttatttaaatttaaattaatttaaattaaattcaaattcCTTGGTTGCACCAGCCACATTAAAAGTGTTCAGTATCTACTTGTGGCTAGGGGATACCACACTGTATACCACAAGTATAAAACATCTCCACCATTGCAGAAAGTTCCATTGGTCAGCACtgcttctaaaattttattcttagCCATGTGCTTGAAATGAAAGGTAAGAAAAGCCTGGGAATTAGAAGCATCAATTAATTACCTTCTATAAGGGAACTGGGTAGATAGCGAGCCAGAAGGGAAAGACTTGTTGCCTGATATTCTGGGTCTACCTTTAACGGTTTACATTCAAGGTTAAAAAACTTCATACGTGGGTTAATGTTAAATTGTTCCACTCACTGATGACAGGTCCGGTATAAAGTGATAGAAGATTATAGTGGTACCTGCTGTCCTTTGAATAGAGGAATCAAAACATTCTTCACGAGCCCCTGCACTGAAGAGCCTCGGATAAGGCTACAGAAAGGGGAATTCATCTTAGCTACAAGAGGGTTACGGTAAGTAACGGAAAGTACTGAATTTCTTCTTGAATAATGAAATTGGCATCTagcctaaaaagaaaaattaattttaatcttttaaatatttcagataCTGGTTGTATGGAGACAAAATTCTTGATGATTCCGTTTTAGAAGGTATGGACATGAAAGCGAGTGTTTAAAGGATAAGACTGCCAGCAATAACTGCAGATTTTACAAGAATAACTTTTATAAACAGTCACATGCATTAGCGGAACGATAGGAAAATACTCATTAAGCAGCAAAAAGAAGCTCTGTGTATTACTTCTCCATAGCACTTGTATTTATCGGGTCTTTGCAATGATTAGTGAACATTGGATCCCATACTTAAATATGCAGCACACACTTGTGGAAATGCTTCATTTGTGGTATTCAGTCCCCAGCAGCCCTCTGAGGTCCATGCTGTCATTGACATTTTGTTGGTGAGGGAACTGAAATGTGGGGAAGCTTAGCAGCGTGCCCAAGGCCACACTAAATGCAGGAAGAGCCAAGACTCCAGCCCACGCAGTCTGGCTCAGAGCCTGTGACTAAGCTGCTGTGCTATGCATGCACCCATTGAGTGAATCATTCTATTATGATAAAAACTAGTGAATTGAAACATTccatgtctttgatttttttaatttacttttaagaaTTATTTCTGTAAAGATTATCCTAGGATGCTCTTTTGAAAACACTGGGTTAATCATAAATTAGCCCATGTGATAGGTTATGCAAGCTTGATATAGAAGTGCACGTGTTaagaaaaaatctaaaaagcagACCTCCAGGGAGATAGGTCCCTAGAACAGATGAAGTGTTACGGTGCGTCAGACTCCCTCCCAGTCACACACCTGTGCTTGAAGACCAGGTCCCCCCACTCCACTGGAGCGCTCCCAGATGATGGAACTTGGGAAATACCTATTTTCTAGCTCGTTAGGAAtgcatatattttgaatttttagttAGTTAGTTAATTTTAGCCTCAAGTTGTGCTAATCAAAATTGGGGGGGGGTAATTAAAAGCTTATCAGTTTGAAGTAACAGGATTTACAAGTCTCACAGATTTCATTTTGGTATATCTATTTCATAtcaatttcattttctccctcagGTGTTTCAAGAATAAGAGGATGGTTCCCTAGAAACTGTGTAGAAAAGTGCCCCTGTGACGCCGAAACAGATCAAGCCCCAGAGGGCGAGAAGAAAAATAGATAGCCGCTTTTGAAGTAAAATTCCTCTCAGTCCACTCCATTACTTGAAAACTGTACATATTACTAAAGAATTATGCAATGAGCCTACTCTGGTTAAGGTGTTCTTTTCCTCAAAGGTGCCCTTGTGCCAtgatctaaatatttttattaccacTTTGAAATGGAGAAGCCATTCTGCACATGCCTTTGAATCCCTGCACCTCTCTGCcact is a window of Bos mutus isolate GX-2022 chromosome 26, NWIPB_WYAK_1.1, whole genome shotgun sequence DNA encoding:
- the ZDHHC6 gene encoding palmitoyltransferase ZDHHC6 isoform X2, encoding MPCLLVLASSLWGGNRKILRIVCTSSTVKSAKHTRHHGHITAESVTAPLGCIHAAFIFVMTMYTQLYNRLSFGWNTVKIDMSAARRDPLPIIPFGLAAFAATLFALGLALGTTIAVGMLFFIQMKIILRNKTSIESWIEEKAKDRIQYYQLDEVFVFPYDMGSRWKNFKQVFTWSGVPEGDGLDWPIREGCHQYSLTIEQLKQKADKRVRSVRYKVIEDYSGTCCPLNRGIKTFFTSPCTEEPRIRLQKGEFILATRGLRYWLYGDKILDDSVLEGVSRIRGWFPRNCVEKCPCDAETDQAPEGEKKNR